From the Rhizobium sp. ARZ01 genome, the window CGACACAGCTTGCCGGGAGATGCCGAGGCGTCGGGCCGCTTCAGCCTGTGACACCTTCCCCTCTCGTAGGTACCGCTTGACCTTCTCACGGGTCGGAAGTGATGGATCGAGTTGCAACTGCGGCTCTTTCTCAGGGAATGCCTCGTTGAAGAATGAGGCGCTGGTACGAGCAAGACGCTCTCGCGCCCCTCTCTCCCGCACCCCCCGGCGTTCCACCTCAAGGGCTTCGCAGGGCTGCTTTACAAGGGCCTGAACATGGCGCTGAGTGATCTCCAGTTTCCCGGCAATGTCACACGTCGTCCATCCCAGCTCGGCAAGGATGTGAACTGCCTTATGGTTGAACTCTGCCGTCTCCTTGCGAGCCTGATTGGCTCTCTTGAGCGGGAGTTCAACAGGCTCTGCAGGGGCGTTCGGATCGACACGATGAAGGGCCTCAAGCACAGTAGCGATGGGTTGTCTATGAATGTCACTCGACAGCATGTCGCCGCCGTGGTCTGCGTGTGCGTCCATACGGAACGTCCTCATTTTGTGGTCATGATGTTGTTGTCGGCTGCGGTCCCCCTCGGATGGCCACAAAATGCCAATCTCCCCGAACCGTCAGGAACGAGGAGACCGAAAGCTGGATCAATGATGAAGGGATGCGATGAAACCCATCACGCCGCACTTCCGGCTGGAAGATCGCCATGAGGCGGCGGTGCGGTAGGGCTGGTGGTGCCAGATTGGACGGGGCCAACCGAGGGGTCAACGGGCGTTATATATCTACTAAGGTGGGGGTAATCGCGCGCTCAATTCTATTCCAAAGCAAGGGGTAATTATAGGTTGCAGTTTTTATCAATGACAATCAGGTGATCGCGCATGGTCTTCATCCTAATGTGTGGGGCAATCGATGGGCTGCATTGATTGAATTTTCGACTTACGCTTCTGACGTCCGTTGTCTCCTTGTGCGGACGTAACTTGACCAAGCTCGGGTCGGTCGAAACCGAACGGAAACAGCATCCCAAAAGCAAAGCCCCCGAAGATCGCTCAACGGGGCCCTGAAGGTCGTTTGATGGTTGAAGGAACAAACGTCCTATGGATGTTCGTTCACGCAGCGGTCGCGAAGAGCTGCTCGATCTCGGGATATCTAATCGCCTCGACCACCTGTTGCAGAGCGTGAATGTCGAGACCTTCGGGATTGTAGATGCCGAACGTGATGCCCTCCCGGTCATGGCCGACAACCTGCGCGACTTCGGTTTGGGGTAGTCTTGCTCGTTCAAGCACTTTGATTGCGCTGCGCCGAAAGGAATGGAAGTCGACACGATCCTTTCCTGTTCGTTCGTCAAGTCGGGTGATCTTCAACGCTCGCCTGTGCTCGGTAAAACGCTTCGAGATGTACCATGATCGCTTGCCGTCAGGGCCTCCTGGCTTCAACGCGGGGAACAGCCATTCGCTCTGGTGATGGCGGATGAAGTCGAGCAAGCCAGCAGCGATAAGGCGGGTATGGATGGGCACCTTCCGATCGCCCGCCTCTGACTTTGCGTTGGTGATGTCGAAGTACCAGACGCCGTCCTCTTGCTTGATGTCGGCAGCCTTCCGATCGCACATCTCGTTCAAGCGCATGCCGCTATATGCTGAGATGAGGCAGAGCCAAGCAAGCGTGTTGGGGTGGCTCTGTTTCTCGGGGCGAAACTCAGGCTGCCTGACGAGGAGTTTCTCCAATTCGTCAATCGTGTACGGCAGCTTCTGGGTCTTCCTCTTCTCGCCGATCTTGCGATGTTGGTCCTCCCAGGGGTTTTCACTCGTCAACAGGCCACGCCGCTTAGCCCACTGCCAGACCATGGAGAGGGCGGTGGCGTATCGGTTGATGGTCCGGTTGGTGAGGCCGGTCTTATGGCTGCCAAAATCCCTGATGATCTCGCTGAAGGTCCGCTGCTTTGTCTGCGGGCTTCGACCCCAGTGGGGGTTAAGCGTAGCAATCTTGTCGAGAAACTCCGCCGCCTGTTTACGGTCAACCTCATCCAGGCTTGGCTTGCCCGCCCACTGGTCGAACAACCGATACACGGCTTCGTACTGGCCGCGCGTTTGCTCCGTGAGCTTGGCAGACGGGTCGCGTTGGATTTCCTCGATGTAGCGACGGGCTGCGTCGGCGAAGGCTCCGGACGTTTGCTTCTTCAATGTCACCGGCTGAAGGGTCTCCATGTCGATACCGTTGCGTCCGAAGGCGGGCGGCAGGGTGAAGGTTCTTCCGTCCATGACGGCTCTGCGTCCCGCTGCAGCCGCAATGCGAGCCGAAACGAGGGCATGGTCCAGATCGTTGAGCTTCCCGCTCTCCAACTTCTCGGCTTCAAGCTCGGCGAAAATGTCGACGTTTTCCCCGCTCTCATTGTGCTCGGCAAGCATCTTCAGCGTGTCGTGGTACTCTGCCTGTGCCTTCTCCTCGATCTCGGGAGGTGTCCACGTACGCTTGCCACGGAGGACTTCAAAGTGAGCGGTCCACTCTGCAGCCAGTGGCCAGCGATCTTTCTGCGCCTGTGACAGGTCGCGGGTGCGCAGCGATTTCACGATGTCCGACTTGCCTATCTTTTCGATCAAATCGGCAGGAACCTTCATCGCGAAGTACCAGCCCTGCCGCCGCTGTTTCAGGTATCGAGTATCAGCCATCTGCTTCCCGGTAGTACACGTCAGTAGTACGCGTTGGTAGCGCACGCCATCAAAGGAAGTCAACAATCTCAATGTTTTCTATGGGGTTATCCATGGATTGGTGGGGCTCCAGGCGCCCCAGCCATCTCTTCTGGCGTCAGCAAAATCAATGTTTTATTAGGTGGTGGTACCTCCTTTTTCCCCTCTGGATTCGGGGAAGCAACGTGACGATCAACGAATGAGGACGCTCCGCACGTACGGACAACTTGCCCCAAACCTTCATTGTCGACTTGAAGCCAGCCGACGAGGCGTTGGTGGCAATGAAGATGATCCCGGCGAACCCACTGCCCTGTTTGTTCGCAATGTCAAGATTTTTCATCCACCCCGTAGCTACGCGGAGGTTCAGGCTTGAGAAGTTTCACTGACAATAATATGGCCTGAGCCAAGATGTTGGGTATCCCTTACGAGCCGTCCGAATGACCAATGCCAGTAATGTCAAACTCCTCCAGATCATTTCCACTCTCCGCAGGGGCGGGGAGCAGATGCCAATCCAGATGGCGCACGTGTTCCTGGCCATCATGGCACGTCCCGGCACCACAATGGCCAATCTCGCGGACGAGGTAGGCATCTCTCAGGCATCCTGCTCGCGCTCTGTCGCGGCACTGGGCGACTGGCACAGGCTGGGCAAACCGGGATATGGTCTCATTGAGACCGCGCCTGACCCGAAGGAGGGGCGCAGAATGATCATGTTCCTCAGCCCGAAGGGTCGCCAGCTCGCGCGCCAACTCCTCATCACTGTAGACCCTGACAATGTAGTCGAGGATTCCCACTTTCCGAGCGCGAAGGAATACCTTAACGGTGCATACTATAAGCGTTTGAGTGAAACACCAATCAAGCGTTGATGCGTGGACGGTCACGCTGGCGAACGAAGAGACGGCACCTTCACTGCCTTCACACACGCTTTCAGTTGCTCTTGCTTCAGCCCACCGAGGCACACTTTCGCGGCCAATCTCTGTGCGAACTCATTCCGTACCACGGAGCGTATCATTTCGTGCAGAACCGAGCGCCAGGTGGCCCAAAATCATGAAGCCGGCCAGGCCCAGGCCGCCAAGCGCCGCAGTTATGGCAAGTGATACTGTCATGCTGAAGTTTTCGGTCAGGGCGGCGAAAACGAACGGGGCGGCGGCGCCGGCGCTCAGGCGGATCGCTGCCATTTTTCCTGTGAGGCTGCCGTAGCCGTTTGAGCCGAAGAGATGAAGCGGAAGCGCCCCTTGCGCGATGCTGTTGACGCCGGAGCCAAGGCCCAGCAACAGGGCGAAGACAGCGGCTCCGGCGATCCACCCTCCGGAGACGAGCAGCGTCACGATGCCGCCGACGATCATCATGGCGGCGAGCGTTGCCAGCGTTGTTGCCGAGAGCCTTTGACCGAACAGCATGTTGATCAGTCGGCTGAGGACCTGGGAGGGCCCGAAAATGGTGCTGACCATGACCGCCGCTGCGCCAAGGCCGAGTTGGGTGAGCATCGGAACCATGTGCACGAGCATCGAGGACAGGGCAAAGCCCTGAAGGGCGAACGCGGCCGACGCCACATAGAAGCCGACCCTGCGCCTATCCGGGCGCAGAACGCCATGAACCTCGCGCCGGCCGGTCATTGATTCCGCTCCAGCGTGTTCGACAGGCTTTCGACGCATGACCCAGACGTGAATCGGAGCGCAAACCGCAAGGTTGAGAACGGCGTAGAACAAGTAGATTTCCCGCCACGTGTACAGGCCGTGCAGGCTCGAGGTGATCGGCCAGAAGAGGGTCGAGGCAAAGCCGCCGATCAAGGTCAGATAGGTGATGCTTTTTGCGGCCACCATGGGGCGGAATTGCACGAGCGTGGCGAACGCCGCCTGATACTGGACCATGGACGATGCGACCTCCAGCAGGATGATCGCGGCGATGAACACGGAAGCCGAGGCGGAATAAGCGCAAAGAGCCAGCGCGAATGCGGCAAACAGCGATCCGAGCGCCATCATGCCCCGGGCGCCGAAACGATCCATCATGGAGCCCAGCACGGGGGCTGCGAGCCCGCCGACCAGCAGCGCGACCGAAAAGACGGCAAAGACCGCATCGACCGTCCATCCCGCTTCCTCGGCCATGTCCGGGGCGAGAATGCTGAAGCTGTAGTAGAGGGTGCCATAGCCGATGATCTGGGTCAGGCCCAGGGCCGCGACGATGGCAGAAGGCATTCGTTCCTGTTCGGACATGCTCTCGCTCGCGGGTCAGGCTATGCGCTTGCCTTGAGCATCGAGGACGCGCTCGCCGTCCTCCTTCACGAAGGGGCCTGCGAATGTGTCGGGCAGGATGTCCAGAACCACCTCCGAAGGGCGGCACAGCCGTGTTCCGAGCGGCGTGATGACCAAGGGGCGATTGATCAGGATGGGGTGCGCCATCATCGCGTCGATCAGTTGCTCATCGGTCAGGGAATCGTCATCGAGTCCGAGATCGGCGTAGGGTGTGCCCTTCTCTCTGATCGCCTGCCGTACCGTCAGGCTGGCATCCTTTATCATCGTCGCCAGTTCAGTCCGCGATGGCGGGGTTAGAAGGTACTCGATGACCGTCGGTTCGATGCCGGCATGCCGGATGAGCGCCAACGTATTGCGCGAGGTGCCGCAATCGGGGTTGTGATAGATCGTGGCATCCATGGTCAGGCTCTTTCGTCTGCGATCGTCTTCTGGGCGGCGGGCAAGCCCCGCTCATACCAGCCCTTGCTGCGGTTGACGATCCATACCACGGTGAGCATTACCGGAACCTCTATCAGGACGCCAACCACTGTTGCCAGCGCTGCGCCCGAGTTGAAGCCGAAGAGACTGATTGCTGCGGCAACCGCGAGTTCAAAGAAGTTCGATGCACCGATCAGGGCTGAGGGGCCGGCAACGCAATGCTGCTCGCCGAAGACGCGGTTCAAGAGATAGGCAAGCCCCGCGTTGAAATAGACCTGGATGAGAATTGGGATGGCGAGGAGGGCGATAACCACCGGCTGGGCGATGATCTGCTGCCCCTGAAAGCCGAACAGCAAGATCAATGTGGTGAGCAGCGCGAGCAGTGAGATCGGCTGAAGCTTGGCGAGCAGGCCAGTCAATCGGTCCGGGCTGCCGTCCTTCAGCATCGCGTGTCGAATG encodes:
- a CDS encoding winged helix-turn-helix domain-containing protein, with the translated sequence MDAHADHGGDMLSSDIHRQPIATVLEALHRVDPNAPAEPVELPLKRANQARKETAEFNHKAVHILAELGWTTCDIAGKLEITQRHVQALVKQPCEALEVERRGVRERGARERLARTSASFFNEAFPEKEPQLQLDPSLPTREKVKRYLREGKVSQAEAARRLGISRQAVSKHVQALSVQ
- a CDS encoding site-specific integrase — its product is MLTSFDGVRYQRVLLTCTTGKQMADTRYLKQRRQGWYFAMKVPADLIEKIGKSDIVKSLRTRDLSQAQKDRWPLAAEWTAHFEVLRGKRTWTPPEIEEKAQAEYHDTLKMLAEHNESGENVDIFAELEAEKLESGKLNDLDHALVSARIAAAAGRRAVMDGRTFTLPPAFGRNGIDMETLQPVTLKKQTSGAFADAARRYIEEIQRDPSAKLTEQTRGQYEAVYRLFDQWAGKPSLDEVDRKQAAEFLDKIATLNPHWGRSPQTKQRTFSEIIRDFGSHKTGLTNRTINRYATALSMVWQWAKRRGLLTSENPWEDQHRKIGEKRKTQKLPYTIDELEKLLVRQPEFRPEKQSHPNTLAWLCLISAYSGMRLNEMCDRKAADIKQEDGVWYFDITNAKSEAGDRKVPIHTRLIAAGLLDFIRHHQSEWLFPALKPGGPDGKRSWYISKRFTEHRRALKITRLDERTGKDRVDFHSFRRSAIKVLERARLPQTEVAQVVGHDREGITFGIYNPEGLDIHALQQVVEAIRYPEIEQLFATAA
- a CDS encoding MarR family winged helix-turn-helix transcriptional regulator, with product MTNASNVKLLQIISTLRRGGEQMPIQMAHVFLAIMARPGTTMANLADEVGISQASCSRSVAALGDWHRLGKPGYGLIETAPDPKEGRRMIMFLSPKGRQLARQLLITVDPDNVVEDSHFPSAKEYLNGAYYKRLSETPIKR
- the arsK gene encoding arsenite efflux MFS transporter ArsK, whose amino-acid sequence is MSEQERMPSAIVAALGLTQIIGYGTLYYSFSILAPDMAEEAGWTVDAVFAVFSVALLVGGLAAPVLGSMMDRFGARGMMALGSLFAAFALALCAYSASASVFIAAIILLEVASSMVQYQAAFATLVQFRPMVAAKSITYLTLIGGFASTLFWPITSSLHGLYTWREIYLFYAVLNLAVCAPIHVWVMRRKPVEHAGAESMTGRREVHGVLRPDRRRVGFYVASAAFALQGFALSSMLVHMVPMLTQLGLGAAAVMVSTIFGPSQVLSRLINMLFGQRLSATTLATLAAMMIVGGIVTLLVSGGWIAGAAVFALLLGLGSGVNSIAQGALPLHLFGSNGYGSLTGKMAAIRLSAGAAAPFVFAALTENFSMTVSLAITAALGGLGLAGFMILGHLALGSARNDTLRGTE
- the arsC gene encoding arsenate reductase (glutaredoxin) (This arsenate reductase requires both glutathione and glutaredoxin to convert arsenate to arsenite, after which the efflux transporter formed by ArsA and ArsB can extrude the arsenite from the cell, providing resistance.) translates to MDATIYHNPDCGTSRNTLALIRHAGIEPTVIEYLLTPPSRTELATMIKDASLTVRQAIREKGTPYADLGLDDDSLTDEQLIDAMMAHPILINRPLVITPLGTRLCRPSEVVLDILPDTFAGPFVKEDGERVLDAQGKRIA